The Desulfovibrio litoralis DSM 11393 genomic interval ATTGGTGCGAGTATGTTTTTTGCCGCAATCAGCGGTTCGGGTCCTGCGACTGTTGCGGCGATTGGTATGATTACTATTCCCGCAATGATCGAACGAGGTTACGATAAATACTTTGCAAGTTGCGTTGTTGCGGCGGCGGGTGCGATAGGGGTTATGATTCCTCCGAGTAATCCTTTTGTTGTTTACGGGGTAACGGCACAAGAATCTATAGGCAAACTCTTTATGGGCGGTATTATTCCCGGAATTCTCACAGGTTTGGGGCTTATGATCTACGCTTATTTTTATTCCAAGAAAAAGGGTTGGCTTGGGGTTGCCCGTGAAAAAAATACTAAAGAATTTATTCGAGTTTTTTGGGAAGCAAAATGGGCATTGCTTGTTCCGGTTATCGTGCTTGGTGGTATTTACGGCGGAATAATGACTCCGACTGAAGCGGCGGCAGTAGGTTCATTATATGGTTTTATTGCCGGTATGTTTCTTTATAGAGAGTTATCATTTAAAAAACTGTTTGAATATTTACAAGAAGCCGGTGCAGCTTCGGCGGCTATTATTATTCTTATTGCCATGGCGACTTTATTTGGAAATATTATGGCTATTGAAAGTGTTCCTGATGCTATGGCGACGCTTATTCTTAGTATTACCAATAATAAGATATTGGTTTTGTTAATGATAAATCTATTTCTTTTATTTGTTGGAACTTTTATGGAAGCCTTAGCAGCGATATTAATTTTAACTCCGATTTTACTGCCTATCGTTGTAAAACTTGGTGTTAACCCTGTTCACTTTGGGGTTATTATGGTTGTTAACTTGGCTATTGGATTCGTAACGCCTCCGGTTGGAGTAAACCTTTTTGTCGCTAGTTCTATAAGTAAGTCAAAGCTATCTGATCTTGCTGTTGCGATTTTACCTTTCTTGGCGATTATGATTGCCGTATTGTTCCTTATTACCTATGTTCCCGCCTTACCTATGATGTTTATTAACTAAAAAATATGATTCTGTTTTATAAAGGAAGATACTTTTTGTATCTTCCTTTGTTTTATTAGAGAGTATTCATAGTAGTTTCTAAGTGGCTTTTGTTATGAAGACACTCCAAAAAGCACGCATTAATAAAAAGCAACTGGTGGGCTTTGCCTGCCGGTGGGCATTAAAAAACTTGGGGTGGGCTTCGAGGTATCCCAGAAATAAAGGGAAAATTTAATTTTTATGTAAAAGGATTAGGTTTTGTAGCTTAAAAAGCATAAAACGATGATAAAAGAACGTAAAATGGAGTTTCGTAATGGTCTTTATTAAAAGATATTAAAATAAATTATTGATTTAATTTGTATAATTTTAAGTTGTTTTATCGGTTTAATAAGTTTAAAAGCTTGACTTTATATACATAGTCATTTAATCGGATTAAATGAGAAATTAATAATATATATTATATATTACATATTTGTTTAATTGATAAACAATTGTAATATACAGGCAGGTCAGAAAAAGATATTATGAAAAAAATTAATTTTATTCCTCTTTATCTTCAAGTAAAAAACGATATTCTTAGTAGAATCCTTGCCGGAGAATGGCCTCCTCATACCTTTTTGCCAAATGAATTTGTGTTGGCAGAACAATATGGCGTAAGTCAAGGAACTTTGCGTAAAGGATTGGAAGAATTAACTTTAGAAAAATATATCGTCAGAGCACAGGGAAAAGGCACTATTGTTGCCCCTATT includes:
- a CDS encoding TRAP transporter large permease subunit, with the translated sequence MQPAQVSTRTDNHSKVYTFFSYINNNLEKPIIITGLIGSILLIVYQSLGRYIFSKFIPWITVPVWTEELARFLYIWASYMAIPVTIRLRSSIRVDVIYDKLSPKVQGISWIVVDLAFMLMSACIFYTSLSYLSMQLEYHQYTAALRIPYYIPYFVLPLAFGLMSLRLLQDLVKQAIESGFINSCIGVVVFVLLCVPVFFSQDINVLWLLFGYFLVMLFLGVPIAICLGLAALATIVGADTLPIDYVAQIPFTSIDSMPIMAIPFFITAGVLMGAGGLSKRILDLADYLLGSLPGGIALVSIGASMFFAAISGSGPATVAAIGMITIPAMIERGYDKYFASCVVAAAGAIGVMIPPSNPFVVYGVTAQESIGKLFMGGIIPGILTGLGLMIYAYFYSKKKGWLGVAREKNTKEFIRVFWEAKWALLVPVIVLGGIYGGIMTPTEAAAVGSLYGFIAGMFLYRELSFKKLFEYLQEAGAASAAIIILIAMATLFGNIMAIESVPDAMATLILSITNNKILVLLMINLFLLFVGTFMEALAAILILTPILLPIVVKLGVNPVHFGVIMVVNLAIGFVTPPVGVNLFVASSISKSKLSDLAVAILPFLAIMIAVLFLITYVPALPMMFIN